The DNA region ATGGCATTTGGAAATTGTTTGCTCTTTTAAataggttaaacatctgccttgcaacttttcatttttgtttaaaaggcCAACACTGCTTCATTAGGAAAAGATTACatatttcaacttaatttttaaattattttctgtacttaATACTAATCATGGGgttaaaaaatgcctttaaaatcaTCTCACTAACTTAAAAAAAGTGAATGGAAAATGTAGAATAATTTTCCTATATTTCAaagtctgtttcattttcttctgctctGTCTCATCAAAATGGCATCATTGATTATTCTACAAAAATCTGATTAAATTTATTGaaagcatttataaataaatcatgtCCAATTAATGCAGAccagaggactttttttttttttttttttttcagaggacTTGTTTTTAAGAATATGCTTCCTGTGTTGTGTTATGTTTTCATCTCAAGTTAGAACCACAGGAAATAATAATCCAAATGTTCAGTGTTCTTCAACTGACAATCTTTGCTTGTATGAAACGTGTACGGTGACATCTAGCTAAAAGAACTCTACAGAaggacatgttttatttattatacacaTACCACACTCTGTATTGGTctaatttgttttccttgtggGCAGGTCTCCGTTTTACCCAACTCTATATGCCCAGCACCCATCATTGCGCCCGGAGCACAGAACGTGTGTTCATGTTGGCTCTGTGAGTGTTTCCATCTGAGAGTGGTCCTGGTGGGATAACTGCTGGAAGCAAAGGtgccttctttctctgctcttaaAATGGGCAGGAAAGTCGTTTATATTCATTATCTCCTGGGATAGCACAACCTACTTTGCCAATTTATAATACACAAGACAGTTCACAGCCACCCCTGGAGGGAACGTCAGGAGGAGAGCGCAGCTGTGGTGGTCCCAGTGCTGAACTCTGGCAGGCTCAGCTGGGGGGTTCCTGGCCAGCCCATGCCTGAAACGACCCTGCTTTGCATCTACTGCGTGGAGACCTCCACCTGGGGGCAGATTACTTTGAAAGCCAACCTAAGGCCACTTGTGGACCTACGCTCATTCTTGGTTTACATACACAGAGTGCAAAATATCAAACATGCCACCCAtatcatttgttttcataatttaaagaATTCAAACCTTGATATGTTTAAAATGAAGAACAGTAGAACTTCCTCTACACACAGATAGTACTACTAAGTCTTATCCCTTAATAAGTTAAACTTTGCTGTCGAGCAATTGCAAGATACACTTTTTTGCAAAAGCTCCGTAAGTCCGAACCATAGGGTCCCTCCCTATAGATGAACATCTTCAGATGTTCTGGGCTAAACTCCAGCAACCTAAATAtctctttccttatctctggTGGAAAAAAGAGAGGGTTTCAAGTGTCTATTCTACACTGCATTACAAATGATGTAagtatgtgtgcacacacctaTCCACATCCACGCATATGTATGTAGTAAGTCTCCTAAATGCATGAGAAGAGGACATTCCGTTATTATCGTGGCACTGGCGATACTCTCTCGCAATGACACTGTTTTCTATTCTTGTTATCTTTTCCAGTAACTAACAAATACACACGATTAACGGCTCTCACGAGAAAGAAGCATGTGAAtcatatatttgttgtttttgatCGTAAATACCTTTTTGGCAGGGACTGATACAATCCTCAGGCTGCTCACTATTTTAACGTTTTCTTTTTAACTCACCAACAGTCCCCTTTCCTAAGTTAAAAGCTTTTTGTATATGCTGTTATTCAGGTTACTAGAGCAGGTGTCCATCTTACTTGCCATCAGCTGACCACTGCTGTTGTAACTGCTGGGATCGGAACCCTCCTTGCAGCATAAGATGCCGTAGAGGTGCTTCTGGCACTCGGAAGAAGCATAGTAGTAAATCAAGGGATCGAGGCAACAGCTTATGCTgctgacacagacacacaggaggtAGGCAAAGTAGGCAGCCTCTGTCACGGAATCTTGAGAGAGGAATGAGTAATGCAGAATCAGGAGGACATTTGTGGGTCCGAAGCAAATGATGAAAATGCAGAAGACAGCGAGGGACAAGAACAAAGCCCGGGATTTCTTGCTCCGGTTGGCAACCGTGGAGGAGCTCAGACACCGGATGATGGACACGTAACAGATGGTGGAAATGATCAGGGGCACAAAAAAGAAGACAGCAGAGAAGGATGAGAAGTAATACGCATAATAGCCTTCGAGCAGGGTTTCATTGAGCACGTCATGGCAGGTGGTTATGTTGAGCCCCGGCACCTGGGTGGTCTGCTCCTTGAGGAGCAGAGGCACCACCCCCGCGATGGCCATGGCCCAGATGGCCAGACAAGTGAAGGACGCCCTTCCCAGGGTACGCCAGGAGAGGGACTGGATGGGGTACACGACGGCCAAGAACCGGTCAACGCTGATGACCGTCATGAGCATGATGGAGGCGTACATGTTACAGTAGAAGGCGGCGGTGACAAAGCGACACAGTTCAGAACCAAATTTCCAATCACTGCCAGAAAAGTAATAGCTGATCTTGAAGGGGAGCACTGACGCGAAGAGCACATCTGCCGCAGCCAGATGTAACATGTACACCACAGCGGGCTTCTTGATCTTCATCTTCCAGATAAACACGAGGATGGCCATGATATTCAGAGGAAGGCTTACTGCAAACACACCAGTGTAGACAGAGGGGATAAAGAGTGTCAGCCAGGAGCTGGTCAGATATCCCGAGGCATCCTCCGAGATAGACACAGGGGGCAGTTTTTGAAGAGGACGGCTTTTATTGATGGAGCTTAATCTGACTTCAGGAAACTcgctttcatttttctcctcatcATCCTCCAGTGGGAATGGTTCAAATCCATCATTGGTATTCTTGAGAAAAAATGACCGGGGATCCACAGTAGCATTGGTTGCTtttgatacttaaaaaaacaaaaaaaaaaaaaaaaaaagaaagaacaattaaaaaggcaaaaagacaaacagaatacattttacttttattttttgtgctcTTACTAGGAGAGTGGGTAGGTAAAGAGCAAGTAATGCATAAATGGACTGCAGACCTTACCAGGGAATTGGCTAACTCAAATACTCAGAAGGACAGAGGCAAATGCACCCTGAAGACGTCAGGAAAGGCTCAGTACCTgacatgaagggaaaaaaaagcagtgaCTTCGTTTCCATACTAGCCACCATCTCTAAACAAATCCCTCCCAGGCTCTAGACTTTGCTTTCCTTCATAGGCCTTCACGTGTACATTTTCACCATTTAGTTTGCAGACATCCCTAGAAACCCACTGTTCCTGATGCAAACATCTGACAGAAACGGGAGGACTTCTTAGGTTTTGGGGCTTGAGGCAAATTCAGAGAAAGACCAAAGGCTCTAATTTCCATGGCCACCGTCCATGTGACAGTAGTTTTCCTGTACTACCTTTAGTTTGTTTACACAGTAGGATGTCCCAAATCTCTCATCACATTTGGACCCAGCAACAGCTCCTCGGGTTATCCCCTAATACAACTGCAAGGTGCACACCACTCTAGTCAtcttcctgtctccttcctgaGCAGGTCCATGGGTAGCAGATGTTCTAGGCCGGTGGCCTTCCTTAGCTCAGTTCCAGGATGCTACACGCACCAAGGCAGATGCCAGGCCAATGAGGCTTTCCTGAGTGTCAACCAGAAGTCAGAATAAAGGCTCAGTTGCAAACTTCCTCCTTTTATCATCCTCTTCCACCAAAAGCatccatttaaaatgttcatcAGAGAAAGGCAACACTTAGCTGCTGTAACTCAACCAGCTTTTCCTTCTGAGGAGCTTTTGCTAAAGTTCTGCGATTGAGGAAAGTTGGGCAAAGAGCTGGCAGGTCCTGCGAAGCTGAGGACCAGGGAGAGGAAGCACAGAAGAGTGAAGCCTCCGTCACCGAGCGTCTACCACAAGCTCTGGACATGCAGGTCACTTAGAAGTGACATCAGAGGATTTAAAATCTGGCTAGAAATTGCTCAAGTACAGTGGATTTTCAAACCTTTGGTCTTACTTTTCATTGGTGGACCCTTTGTGCAAACAAAAGTTTACACAGAGAGGAATAATGCCGTAAAAGACAGTGATCTAGTTCTGGAATGGCTCTGTAGGGTCACTGGAACCAATCACCCCTTAGATAGAAATGAAAAACCCTTAACTCTTTTCCTCCTCCAAATCAATGACCTGAAGGCACTCAAGTTCCTAAGGTGCTGCTGGGTAGAGGAGAAATGAATATTGAAAGAAAGGATGGCACCTGGTGACATTCTCGTTTTCTTGACTTTCATAGTTAGCTTGAGAGAAGGCCAAAGCCACAAAGGATGACTAAAACTAGATAGAAAGCCCACAGTTTCCGGCCTGAAGAACCAGAGGGTAGAGTTCAGGGCAACCGTAGTCACTGGAAAGTGAGGAGAGGAATAAAGTTAGAGAAGGGAGCCAGTTCTAAATTCCAATGTGAATTTGCCCCAGGCTCTGACTGACTCTGGAACCATGCACCGCTAAGGGACGACCCAAAGCAGCTCTGCTAAAGACAGAAGAAGCAAAGTGATATTTTGCTCAAGATGGTGAATGTGCAGTTTGAGTCCAACCAAATTAATTGCCTGCTAAAGctaaaaaccaaaatcttttggagaaataaaacaaaatcctgagTCTTTACAGTATGGCAATGTCCGAGGTACAATCTCAAATCATTTGATacccaaagaaacacaaattagaaaacaaactgaggggtactggaggggaggggagtgggggaatggggtaactgggtgatggtcattaaggagggcaggtgatgtgatgagcactgggtgttatataactCATAAATTGTTGAATactacatctgagactaatgatgtactatatgttggctaactgaatttcttctttctttttctttttggctaattgaatttaaataataataataataataataataaataatgccgGAAAATTATGACTTagtctcaagaaaaaaatgataagcaGTGGAAACCAATCTTAAGATGGCCCAGATATTGGATTTAGCAAATAAGGATTTTAAAGGATGTGTTGCAATGAAGTAAAGGGAAATATCtattgaaatgggaaaaaaaaaaaaaaaactatcagcaaag from Canis lupus dingo isolate Sandy chromosome 3, ASM325472v2, whole genome shotgun sequence includes:
- the F2R gene encoding proteinase-activated receptor 1 isoform X3; translated protein: MAILVFIWKMKIKKPAVVYMLHLAAADVLFASVLPFKISYYFSGSDWKFGSELCRFVTAAFYCNMYASIMLMTVISVDRFLAVVYPIQSLSWRTLGRASFTCLAIWAMAIAGVVPLLLKEQTTQVPGLNITTCHDVLNETLLEGYYAYYFSSFSAVFFFVPLIISTICYVSIIRCLSSSTVANRSKKSRALFLSLAVFCIFIICFGPTNVLLILHYSFLSQDSVTEAAYFAYLLCVCVSSISCCLDPLIYYYASSECQKHLYGILCCKEGSDPSSYNSSGQLMASKMDTCSSNLNNSIYKKLLT
- the F2R gene encoding proteinase-activated receptor 1 isoform X1, whose product is MGPGRLLLVAAGLGLCGPLLSARVRGRQPVSKATNATVDPRSFFLKNTNDGFEPFPLEDDEEKNESEFPEVRLSSINKSRPLQKLPPVSISEDASGYLTSSWLTLFIPSVYTGVFAVSLPLNIMAILVFIWKMKIKKPAVVYMLHLAAADVLFASVLPFKISYYFSGSDWKFGSELCRFVTAAFYCNMYASIMLMTVISVDRFLAVVYPIQSLSWRTLGRASFTCLAIWAMAIAGVVPLLLKEQTTQVPGLNITTCHDVLNETLLEGYYAYYFSSFSAVFFFVPLIISTICYVSIIRCLSSSTVANRSKKSRALFLSLAVFCIFIICFGPTNVLLILHYSFLSQDSVTEAAYFAYLLCVCVSSISCCLDPLIYYYASSECQKHLYGILCCKEGSDPSSYNSSGQLMASKMDTCSSNLNNSIYKKLLT
- the F2R gene encoding proteinase-activated receptor 1 isoform X2 — translated: MNFISKATNATVDPRSFFLKNTNDGFEPFPLEDDEEKNESEFPEVRLSSINKSRPLQKLPPVSISEDASGYLTSSWLTLFIPSVYTGVFAVSLPLNIMAILVFIWKMKIKKPAVVYMLHLAAADVLFASVLPFKISYYFSGSDWKFGSELCRFVTAAFYCNMYASIMLMTVISVDRFLAVVYPIQSLSWRTLGRASFTCLAIWAMAIAGVVPLLLKEQTTQVPGLNITTCHDVLNETLLEGYYAYYFSSFSAVFFFVPLIISTICYVSIIRCLSSSTVANRSKKSRALFLSLAVFCIFIICFGPTNVLLILHYSFLSQDSVTEAAYFAYLLCVCVSSISCCLDPLIYYYASSECQKHLYGILCCKEGSDPSSYNSSGQLMASKMDTCSSNLNNSIYKKLLT